In Balaenoptera ricei isolate mBalRic1 chromosome 4, mBalRic1.hap2, whole genome shotgun sequence, the following are encoded in one genomic region:
- the LOC132364457 gene encoding chloride intracellular channel protein 6-like, producing MAEVAEPEGGAPGPQSQPEGSALQAERRGEPGASGPEAQREEAREGAAEAPRGGGPGAAATAEVTEGEGPGSDGGRACELAPDAGGGPGAETRGASGEQGEAEAEEGAREGEERASGAELAEEASPGCGAQAEAPGEAQVEPGDPAAPGAKEEAESGPEEPGGSAPGAAGARMDADGLTGDSAHGR from the exons ATGGCCGAGGTCGCGGAGCCGGAGGGGGGCGCCCCGGGTCCCCAGAGCCAGCCCGAGGGCTCGGCGCTTCAGGCGGAGAGACGGGGCGAGCCGGGGGCTTCCGGCCCTGAGGCGCAGAGGGAGGAGGCGAGAGAGGGCGCCGCGGAGGCGCCGAGGGGCGGGGGCCCGGGCGCAGCCGCGACGGCCGAGGTGACGGAAGGAGAAGGTCCGGGGTCGGACGGAGGGCGCGCGTGCGAGCTGGCGCCGGACGCAGGTGGTGGCCCGGGGGCCGAGACGCGGGGCGCGAGCGGAGAGCAGGGCGAGGCCGAGGCGGAGGAGGGCGCCCGGGAGGGAGAGGAGCGGGCGAGCGGCGCGGAGCTGGCGGAGGAAGCGAGCCCCGGGTGCGGCGCGCAGGCCGAGGCCCCTGGCGAGGCTCAGGTGGAGCCTGGGGATCCCGCGGCCCCCGGGGCGAAGGAAGAGGCGGAGAGCGGGCCGGAGGAGCCGGGGGGCAGCGCGCCTGGGGCGGCGGGGGCCCGCATGGACGCCGACGGGCTGACGGGGGACAGCGCG CACGGTCGCTGA